A window of the Chaetodon trifascialis isolate fChaTrf1 chromosome 9, fChaTrf1.hap1, whole genome shotgun sequence genome harbors these coding sequences:
- the brca2 gene encoding breast cancer type 2 susceptibility protein, with protein MDLPSKTMYDTFKDDIWKELEPLDPDWFDTLTAQALTHEGNVSDQDDLGANQEGTFKTPFDKFAVDSQLFSTPKVFRQRRIVSPETEDEQSFTAEREKETSPWTATQSPCLFQVSKERVSGAKCGGVQPQAQDSFDLLETPQKSPVSYAQHISESLGAQIHHDMSWTSSLNTPPVIPSTLILTKPDESPCPVSLSADRTAVFVRKLFPSLSNASRVGVVSPKNNDVSAVHQDAVSPLAGDNPEPHDSPQSDCVWRQKLPDAIEDREIRSTVASVLDGAEEVLSIFFTNSGSALRKVKTDRTKRKQIVPTKEHGCSSVDMSTTNNAASSEQRTADQEPGRLPSHSPVKTGDIGITQWSPLSLSEIPPCTLDTSCHDNSPATQVGNSILTEQRRSDFDSGQPVRPPMKLTQSGFTKKKRKFVYTIETLKPHIQREDTQSQKIDSSQGITDSGLGVNVKQLMKAPDEADCCGLRKEVMQKQGNLTEEKLPPSVQAKVQDFDISQLSRDFAQDFSQMPDPGKLSKVAEDPPRNGFCPSACLSAMKQANQKARKARLYQDCDGVSNRRSVSSTNQNNFISEGTVSDSGFQSAVVTASSFVPPSSENNGECQQWTDFKTDILEATPFPSTNNGNGNAHLDDTLQEPETDTTLSSAVKGRQTLGPGRESEFCMESTSTQLSSSAKGTVHSINWPEKTTVSLPPIHGSGFKTASNKGIQISSANLERAKRLFEETEGERTVSHQHIRCTHGTKDELGISCGSVKNEASNQPLSSSDKFVGNSCQLTASQKADVTELCTLLEEADSQFEFTQFKTAKLKQHCQDDTDSPENADKELDPDFLKDIDFDDSFNSDAEKHMAPTVMPDKMTVLSDGKTNCETSNISSKSSGLSLSSATTKESSTEDVSPSSKRFCAGSSGNMLAETKSLDRAEHTETSNLESKNPLMLGVGFKTAGGNVLRVSKKCLSKAQALFADLEENLVTSQIRPGKHTGETDAQTRRSVDSHTSSFLQHKEDRGKMGMSHEEKDKSFKNSKMDTAKCQGGFQMASGKGISVSADAMREAEAFFKDCDVMDTQAGKSVKHNRSTGPVSASVGLEKNPPKCKNAKEMKENFSEEQINEFENVNVGPTPHHTGDMQHNVEIHSIGFEKTPASANAASSHGTPSLNAKALSSLSCTISKNIDSSAVNESSSGAGFCTASGKKVFISADAMKKAKCLLNDGDTTEDANEQLKLKEDALRTGHLVSKIQVSPPKTGGFQTAGGKGIAISSAALKKAKSLLSECDETEDKICVKSTHSKMPGPGPRSQGFLAASGKPVAFSSEALQRAKTLFSDISFNAEIPAGSHTRSGDKTQDSAENLKIQCGFSTAGGAKVQVSQKSLLKARKLLKEFDDGSTSARTMQEADAFTKDCDVMDDKDGVPVRDREGIVPVSGSGSKKENLSKLNQDQSVMINISEEPGRTEFENVTLGHEKMLHGDVEIHEGVFKSVRRSDGFCTGSRKASVMDDAMTNAKSLLNGNATLEDTKKQLKVNVDTLAPQNSGFQTASGKGVAISSAALKKAKTLLSECEGVEDKIKTPVPGSPPRNRGFLAASGKTVAFSSEALQRAKTLFSDISVDAEIPAVSHTRNSEHKDALSDTEKIDCGFTTANRAKVHVSQKNLLKAKNLLRDFADGESHDLNVYSTSLHDTHKSDLSKAGDGDMPTKESVPRVVKSLTSFNTTDRENETLQYSSGYIFIKDKAPADTFKFKEGKVTQSAEGNLHDSPGEEMSSVFDDEINQTRSSEESAIKRTNESSVLSLNLRGCTEAQQKFVAQEALDCTKALLEDENLSGRRLSATLESVPQQDNPKSSNRPAEEQKGAGKRRVEDADMSGQPPLKRRLLEEFNKNVCDSRGSTLHPEKSSPNGIMKDRRVFRYSASLHANITRPHGTGKNNVETSLQRTTPAQYSKKPTFIPPFLKNATTESRRSAVLKDNIRTPSAFVPPFKKQRTIVQESSSKPRDEEDKHHHLVVTPFNSNTFVPPTEKTQSTTDLTGNKRKDDVQTVALADTTNDNLMNNQNPPVDCGSEDAAEASHVEDTLSRSQDMFQNVQLARDMQDMRIRKKKRQTIRALPGSLFLTKTSGVSRIPLKAAVRGRHPARYTKTQLYSHGVHQHVYEVTSETAEAFRFSLQQFIKREALIDRGGVQLADGGWLIPSNDGTAGKEEFYRALCDTPGVDPKLISEEWVYNHYRWIVWKQASMERSFPETMGSICLTPEQVLLQLKYRYDVEVDHSRRPALRKIMEKDDTAAKTLVLCVCGVVSKGQSPKRHSFSDIKTPGADAKVENPSAVVWLTDGWYAIRAQLDEALTATLHKGRLAVGGKLIIHGAQLVGSQDACSPLEAPDSLMLKICANSSRPTRWDVKLGFHRDPRPFLLPVSCLYGNGGPVGCVDIVILRSYPIQWMERRPDGGVVFRSVRAEEKEARRYNNHKQKAMEILFAKIQAEFEKEEKGNKPQRRRRTISRQDVANLQDGEELYDAVGDDPAYLEAHLSEQQLETLQTYRRSLMEKQQAELQDRYRRALDSAEDREGSCPKRDVTPVWRLCVADSMEQPGSVYQLNLWRPPSDLQSLLKEGCRYKVYNLTTSDGKKHGGRTTVQLSGTKKTQFQDLQASLEWLSTRFQSRVSTNFVDLQNPEFQPLCGEVDLTGYVISIIDGQGFSPAFYLADGKLNFVKVRCFSSLAQSGLEDVVKPHVLLALSNLQLRGQSTSPTPVVYAGDLTVFSTNPKEGHLQESRSQLRNQVQGQENFFLTAEEKLSHLVKSDGLTSISSPALLTRTSASATDRTQDTKTSVTSQQPVRSLGSLTPVSRKALATNRPTEKDPTSLKRRRALEYLSRIPSPPPLSHLGSVASPCVKKTFNPPRRSGTPSTLKTAQTPARKPVRSPVEDEWVNDEELAMIDTQALLVGDLM; from the exons ATGGATTTACCATCCAAAACCATGTACGACACATTCAAAGATGACATCTGGAAAG AGCTGGAGCCACTGGACCCAGACTGGTTCGACACACTGACGGCTCAGGCGCTCACTCATGAGGGAAATGTCTCTGATCAAGATGACCTGGGTGCTAACCAGGAGGGAACTTTTAAAACACCTTTTGACAAATTTGCAGTAGACAGTCAGCTGTTTTCAACCCCAAAAGTTTTCAGACAGAGACGCATTGTGTCACCTGAAACTGAGGATGAGCAGTCCTTCACTGCTGAACGAG AAAAAGAAACATCGCCATGGACGGCAACACAAAGCCCATGTTTGTTTCAGGTGTCAAAAGAGAG GGTCTCAGGTGCAAAATGTGGAGGTGTTCAGCCTCAGGCTCAGGACAGTTTTG ATTTGCTTGAGACCCCACAAAAATCCCCA GTCAGCTATGCCCAGCATATCTCTGAAAGTCTTGGTGCACAGATTCATCATGATATGTCATGGACCAGTTCTCTGAATACACCACCAGTAATACCATCCACCTTGATTTTAA CCAAACCTGATGAGAGTCCCTGCCCAGTGAGTTTGTCTGCAGACAGAACTGCTGTT TTTGTACGCAAGcttttcccttctctttcaAATGCATCCAGAGTTGGAGTGGTGTCACCCAAAAACAATGACGTGTCGGCCGTTCACCAAG ATGCTGTCTCCCCTTTGGCTGGTGACAATCCAGAGCCCCACGACTCCCCTCAGAGTGACTGTGTCTGGAGACAGAAGCTACCCGATGCTATTGAGGATAGAGAAATTCGCAGCACTGTTGCAAGTGTTCTTGATGGAGCTGAAGAAGTGCTTTCTATATTTTTCACCAACAGCGGTTCAGCACTGAGGAAAGTGAAAACTGACAGGACCAAAAGAAAGCAAATCGTTCCAACTAAAGagcatggctgcagctctgtggacaTGTCAACAACAAACAATGCTGCATCCAGTGAACAGAGAACAGCTGATCAGGAGCCTGGGAGACTTCCCTCACACTCACCTGTGAAAACTGGGGATATTGGAATCACCCAGTGGTCTCCACTGAGTTTGTCTGAAATCCCACCTTGTACTCTGGATACGTCTTGCCATGACAATAGTCCAGCTACACAAGTGGGAAACAGTATTTTAACAGAACAACGGCGAAGCGACTTTGATTCTGGCCAGCCAGTCAGGCCACCTATGAAACTCACACAGTCTGGATTTActaagaaaaagagaaaatttgTTTACACCATTGAGACTTTGAAACCGCACATTCAAAGAGAAGACACGCAGTCTCAGAAGATTGACTCATCACAAGGGATTACAGATTCTG GGCTGGGAgtgaatgtgaagcagctgaTGAAAGCCCCAGATGAAGCAGACTGTTGTGGTCTCAGGAAGGAGGTGATGCAAAAACAGGGAAACCTCACTGAAGAAAAACTACCTCCCTCTGTACAAGCAAAAGTCCAGGATTTTGACATATCCCAGCTTTCCAGAGATTTCGCACAAGACTTCAGTCAAATGCCAGACCCCGGTAAACTGAGTAAAGTAGCAGAGGATCCTCCTCGAAATGGCTTCTGTCCATCAGCTTGTCTGTCAGCCATGAAACAAGCTAATCAGAAAGCAAGGAAGGCACGCCTTTACCAGGACTGTGATGGCGTCAGTAACAGAAGATCTGTTTCTTCCACTAATCAAAATAACTTCATCAGCGAGGGAACAGTCAGTGACAGTGGATTCCAGTCTGCTGTTGTGACTGCATCATCATTTGTTCCTCCCAGCTCGGAGAACAATGGTGAATGTCAACAGTGGACAGACTTTAAAACTGATATCCTCGAGGCTACTCCTTTTCCATCTACAAATAACGGAAATGGAAACGCACATTTGGATGATACTTTACAAGAACCTGAAACTGATACCACGCTGTCCAGCGCAGTCAAGGGAAGACAGACACTGGGCCCTGGCAGGGAGAGTGAGTTTTGCATGGAGAGCACATCAACACAGCTATCCAGTAGTGCAAAAGGAACTGTTCATAGCATTAATTGGccagagaaaacaacagtttCTCTTCCCCCCATCCATGGATCAGGGTTCAAAACCGCTTCAAATAAGGGTATACAGATTTCCTCAGCCAACCTCGAGAGAGCCAAGCGTCTCTTTGAGGAGACTGAAGGGGAAAGAACTGTAAGTCATCAGCACATCAGATGTACCCATGGCACTAAGGATGAACTTGGCATAAGTTGTGGAtcagtgaaaaatgaagcctcAAACCAGCCACTTTCTTCAAGCGATAAATTTGTGGGTAACAGTTGCCAGCTAACAGCTTCACAAAAAGCTGATGTGACTGAGCTGTGCACTCTCTTGGAAGAAGCAGATAGCCAGTTTGAATTCACACAGTTCAAAACTGCAAAGCTGAAACAACACTGTCAAGATGATACCGACTCTCCCGAAAACGCTGACAAAGAACTTGACCCCGATTTTCTTAAAGATATAGATTTTGATGACAGTTTCAATTCAGATGCTGAAAAGCACATGGCACCAACAGTGATGCCTGACAAAATGACTGTACTTTCAGATGGTAAAACGAATTGTGAAACATCCAACATCTCAAGTAAATCCTCAGGTTTGTCATTGTCGAGTGCTACGACAAAGGAAAGTTCTACTGAAGATGTGTCTCCCTCTTCAAAGCGCTTCTGTGCAGGCAGCAGTGGTAATATGTTGGCTGAAACCAAAAGTCTtgacagagcagagcacactGAAACAAGCAATCTGGAGAGCAAAAATCCTTTGATGCTTGGCGTGGGATTTAagactgcaggaggaaatgttTTGAGAGTTTCAAAAAAGTGTCTGAGCAAAGCTCAAGCTTTGTTTGCAGATTTAGAGGAGAATCTTGTGACAAGTCAGATACGCCCAGGCAAACACACTGGTGAAACTGATGCTCAAACACGGCGCAGTGTGGATAGTCACACCAGTAGCTTTTTGCAACATAAAGAGGATCGCGGGAAAATGGGCATGAGCCATgaagaaaaagataaaagtttcaaaaacagcaaaatggaCACAGCCAAGTGTCAAGGTGGGTTCCAAATGGCAAGTGGAAAAGGGATTTCTGTTTCGGCGGACGCCATGCGAGAGGCAGAGGCTTTCTTCAAAGACTGTGACGTTATGGACACTCAGGCTGGCAAATCAGTAAAACATAACAGGAGCACAGGACCCGTGTCTGCAAGCGTCGGTCTTGAGAAAAACCCTCCGAAATGTAAAAATGctaaagagatgaaagaaaacttTTCTGAAGAACAAATCAATGagtttgaaaatgtgaatgttGGACCAACTCCGCACCACACAGGGGACATGCAGCATAATGTGGAGATTCACAGCATTGGCTTTGAGAAAACACCCGCTTCAGCAAACGCAGCTTCCTCCCATGGAACCCCGTCTTTGAATGCAAAGGCACTTTCATCTCTCTCATGCACAATATCAAAGAATATCGACTCCTCTGCCGTCAACGAATCGAGCAGTGGTGCTGGATTCTGTACAGCCAGTGGGAAGAAAGTATTCATATCCGCTGACGCGATGAAAAAAGCCAAGTGTCTTTTGAATGACGGTGATACAACTGAGGATGCAAATGAACAACTGAAACTAAAGGAAGATGCCTTAAGAACAGGTCATCTCGTCAGTAAAATCCAGGTTTCACCACCCAAGACTGGTGGTTTTCAGACAGCTGGTGGCAAAGGAATTGCGATTTCATCAGCAGCTCTCAAGAAAGCAAAATCGTTGTTGAGTGAATGTGATGAAACTGAGGATAAAATCTGTGTAAAGTCAACACATTCCAAGATGCCAGGTCCTGGTCCCAGGAGTCAGGGATTTCTTGCAGCCAGTGGCAAGCCAGTGGCATTTTCATCTGAGGCCCTCCAGAGGGCAAAAACTCTcttcagtgacatcagcttCAATGCAGAGATCCCAGCTGGTTCACACACAAGGAGCGGTGACAAGACCCAAGACAGtgctgaaaatctgaaaatacaaTGTGGTTTCTCAACTGCAGGGGGAGCAAAAGTCCAGGTTTCACAGAAAAGCCTCCTGAAAGCAAGAAAACTTTTGAAAGAATTTGATGATGGTTCCACATCGGCAAGAACAATGCAAGAAGCAGATGCTTTCACCAAGGACTGCGATGTAATGGATGATAAAGATGGCGTGCCAGTAAGGGACAGGGAAGGTATCGTACCTGTGAGTGGAAGTGGCAGCAAGAAGGAAAACCTTTCAAAACTGAACCAAGATCAAAGTGTGATGATAAACATTTCTGAAGAGCCTGGACGCACTGAGTTTGAAAATGTGACTCTGGGACATGAAAAGATGCTGCATGGTGATGTGGAGATTCACGAAGGGGTTTTTAAGAGCGTTCGTCGCAGTGATGGATTCTGTACAGGCAGCAGAAAAGCGTCTGTGATGGACGACGCAATGACAAACGCAAAGTCTCTGTTGAATGGAAATGCTACACTTGAGGACacaaagaaacagctgaaagtgAATGTAGACACTTTGGCACCACAGAACAGTGGATTTCAGACAGCCAGTGGCAAAGGAGTTGCTATTTCATCTGCAGCTCTGAAGAAAGCAAAAACTCTGTTGAGTGAATGTGAGGGAGTTGAGGATAAAATAAAGACGCCAGTTCCTGGTTCACCACCCAGGAATCGGGGATTTCTTGCAGCCAGTGGTAAGACAGTGGCATTTTCATCTGAGGCCCTCCAGAGGGCAAAAACTCTCTTCAGTGACATCAGCGTCGATGCAGAGATCCCAGCTGTTTCACACACAAGGAACAGTGAACACAAAGATGCTCTGAGTGATACAGAAAAAATAGATTGTGGTTTCACAACTGCAAACAGAGCCAAAGTGCACGTATCACAGAAAAATCTGTTGAAGGCAAAGAACCTTTTGAGAGACTTCGCTGATGGGGAAAGTCATGATTTAAACGTATACTCGACAAGCCTACATGACACCCATAAATCAGATCTATCAAAAGCCGGTGACGGAGACATGCCCACGAAGGAAAGTGTCCCTCGGGTAGTCAAATCTTTAACCTCTTTCAACACAACTGACCGTGAAAATGAAACTCTTCAATATTCAAGTGGTTACATTTTTATCAAAGACAAGGCACCTGCAGATACATTCAAGTTCAAAGAAGGAAAAGTGACCCAATCAGCCGAGGGAAACCTCCATGACAGCCCTGGGGAGGAAATGTCAAGCGTGTTTGACGATGAAATAAATCAGACAAGGAGCAGCGAGGAATCTGCGATCAAAAGGACAAACGAGTCTTCAGTTCTGTCACTCAACCTAAGAGGCTGCACTGAGGCCCAGCAGAAGTTTGTTGCCCAGGAAGCTCTGGACTGCACTAAAGCCTTGTTAGAGGATGAAAATCTGTCTGGCCGAAGACTGTCAGCGACTTTAGAAAGTGTGCCCCAGCAGGATAACCCAAAGTCCAGCAACAGACCTGCAGAGGAACAAAAAGGAGCAGGGAAAAGACGTGTAGAGGACGCAGATATGAGCG GCCAGCCTCCCCTGAAGAGACGATTACTGGAGGAATTCAACAAGAATGTTTGTGATTCAAGAGGCTCAACACTCCATCCTGAAAAAAGCAGTCCAAACG gTATAATGAAAGACAGGAGAGTTTTCAGGTACAGCGCCTCTCTTCATGCAAACATCACAAGGCCACACGG CACTGGAAAAAACAATGTAGAAACCAGTTTGCAAAGGACAACACCGGCACAATATTCCAAGAAGCCCACGTTTATTCCCCCGTTCCTCAAGAACGCAACGACAGAGAGCCGCAGGAGTGCAGTGCTCAAGGACAACATAAGAACACCTTCTGCCTTTGTTCCTCctttcaaaaaacaaagaactATTGTCCAAGAGAGCTCCTCTAAGCCACGGGATGAGGAAGATAAACATCACCACCTCGTTGTAACACCCTTTAACAGCAACACTTTTGTGCCGcccactgaaaaaacacaaagcactaCAGATTTAACTGGCAACAAAAGGAAAGACGACGTTCAGACGGTGGCCTTGGCTGACACAACAAATGATAATCTGATGAATAATCAGAACCCTCCTGTTGATTGTGGATCAGaggatgctgcagaggcgtctCATGTGGAGGACACATTGTCCAGAAGCCAAG ACATGTTTCAGAACGTACAGCTGGCGCGAGACATGCAAGACATGAGGATCAGGAAAAAGAAGCGGCAAACCATTCGAGCTTTGCCGGGCAGTTTGTTTCTGACCAAAACCTCAGGAGTGTCGAGGATCCCACTGAAAGCTGCCGTCAGAGGAAGGCATCCTGCCAGATACACCAAAACACAG CTCTATAGCCATGGAGTTCATCAGCATGTGTATGAGGTCACCAGTGAGACTGCAGAAGCTTTTCGCTTCAGTTTACAGCAGTTCATCAAACGGGAGGCATTGATAGACAGAGGTGGTGTTCAGCTTGCTGATGGAGGATGGCTGATCCCTAGTAATGATGGAACTGCAGGGAAAGAAGAGTTTTATAG AGCATTATGTGACACCCCGGGCGTGGATCCTAAACTGATCAGTGAGGAGTGGGTGTACAATCACTACCGATGGATTGTATGGAAGCAGGCCTCCATGGAAAGATCATTTCCAGAAACGATGGGCAGCATCTGTCTCACCCCAGAGCAGGTTCTCCTTCAGCTCAAGTACAG ATATGATGTGGAGGTGGATCACAGCCGTAGGCCGGCACTGAGAAAGATAATGGAAAAGGACGACACAGCAGCCAAAACCCTggtcctctgtgtttgtggggTTGTCTCCAAGGGTCAGTCCCCAAAAAGACACAGCTTCAGTGACATCAAGACTCCAGGTGCTGATGCCAAGGTTGAAAACCCATCTGCAGTTGTTTGGCTGACAGATGGCTGGTATGCCATCAGAGCCCAGCTGGATGAAGCTTTGACTGCCACGCTTCACAAAGGTCGCCTGGCTGTCGGCGGGAAGTTGATCATCCACGGGGCTCAGCTGGTGGGATCACAGGATGCCTGCTCTCCTCTAGAGGCACCTGATTCTCTCATGTTAAAG ATTTGCGCGAATAGCAGCAGGCCCACACGATGGGATGTTAAACTGGGATTTCACAGAGATCCACGGCCattcctgcttcctgtttcctgtttgtacgGCAATGGAGGACCAGTGGGATGTGTGGACATTGTCATACTGAGAAGCTACCCCATACAG TGGATGGAGAGGAGACCAGATGGAGGTGTCGTGTTCCGTTCTGTTCGTGCAGAAGAGAAGGAGGCGAGACGATACaacaaccacaaacaaaaagccATGGAGATCCTGTTTGCTAAGATTCAAGCTGAAtttgaaaaggaggagaaag GTAACAAACCTCAGCGTAGACGACGGACTATCAGTCGTCAGGATGTTGCAAATCTCCAAGATGGAGAGGAGCTCTATGACGCAGTGGGGGACGACCCAGCTTACCTGGAG GCTCATTTGAGTGAACAGCAGCTGGAGACTCTACAAACCTACAGGCGTTCTCtgatggagaagcagcaggctgagctgcaggatCGGTACAGACGAGCTTTAGACAGTGCAGAGGACCGTGAAGGTAGCTGTCCCAAGCGAGATGTTACGCCTGTGTGGAGACTCTGTGTTGCTGACTCCATGGAACAACCCGGCAGTG TTTACCAGTTGAACCTCTGGCGACCTCCCTCGGATCTGCAGTCTCTACTGAAAGAAGGCTGTCGATACAAAGTCTATAACCTCACCACTTCAGATGGAAAGAAACATGGCGGGAGGACAACTGTTCAGCTGAGTgggacaaagaaaacacagtttcaGGACCTCCAG GCTTCTCTGGAATGGCTGTCAACACGTTTTCAGTCGAGGGTCTCAACCAATTTTGTGGATCTTCAGAACCCAGAATTCCAGCCGCTGTGTGGAGAGGTTGACCTCACAGGATACGTTATCAGTATCATAGACGGACAGG GTTTCTCTCCTGCCTTTTACCTGGCCGATGGGAAACTGAACTTTGTTAAAGTGCGTTGTTTCAGCAGCTTAGCTCAGTCTGGCCTGGAGGATGTGGTAAAACCACATGTCCTGCTGGCTCTGAGCAACCTGCAGCTGAGAGGTCAGTCCACATCTCCCACTCCTGTTGTGTACGCTGGAGATCTGACCGTCTTCTCTACAAACCCCAAGGAAGGTCATCTACAGGAATCCCGCAGCCAACTCAGAAACCAGGTCCAG GGTCAGGAGAACTTCTTTCTAACTGCTGAGGAGAAGCTTTCACATTTGGTTAAATCTGATGGCCTGACCTCCATCTCATCTCCAGCTCTGCTCACACGAACTTCAGCTTCTGCAACGGACAGAACACAAGACACAAAGACGAGC GTGACATCTCAGCAGCCAGTCAGAAGCCTTGGATCCCTCACACCTGTCAGCAGGAAAGCTCTTGCAACAAACCGTCCAACAGAGAAAGACCCTACGAGCCTTAAGAGGAGGAGAGCTCTGGAGTATCTGTCTCGTATCCCGTCTCCAccacctctctctcatcttgGCTCAGTGGCTTCTCCTTGTGTAAAGAAGACGTTCAACCCGCCTCGGAGGTCTGGGACCccaagcactttaaaaacagcacagactcCAGCTCGCAAACCTGTCCGTTCACCCGTGGAGGATGAATGGGTGAATGACGAGGAACTGGCTATGATTGATACTCAGGCATTGCTTGTTGGTGATTTAATGTAG